The following coding sequences are from one Nicotiana tomentosiformis chromosome 3, ASM39032v3, whole genome shotgun sequence window:
- the LOC104086397 gene encoding pentatricopeptide repeat-containing protein At1g74750-like isoform X1, translated as MTMLRAKHLGTLSQSARSFFLSGSRCSAADGSSCTCSEDETCISKRPQTRNEVRHPQISSSLVSKASVGVGALLSGDAVKVVSSKKNDTLDSPVSRPQAIPASTVSGRVESVIYGSIDAENTVQSSPPISDQFVRAGIAAVSFLSDVVNYKIPMLDGSGEHSSSNNCMVDRTKPISNVRPSNVKTSRNDKLQANTSTDTPVASNLANNSNCIKSRGDKYNSVKGKNPVPNNSIGEVETHGVVTDSRDRRRLVPPKSRSYPNRNMANVRVSEGKLKNEIPEGFSRPPRETKLQNAGVVPMVRQFSNCGHVVGTVSRILQQLNWGSETENALRELNCLLDPYQANQILKQIHDHTVALGFFYWLKRQPGFKHDGHTYTTMVGLLGRARQFGVINKLLEQMVEDGCQPNVVTYNRLIHSYGRANYLREALHVFNQMQEARVDPDRVTYCTLIDIHAKAGYLDVAMDLYERMQEAGLSPDTFTYSVIINCLGKAGHLAAAHKLFCEMVNQGCVPNLVTYNIMIALHAKARNYSSALQLYRDMQNAGFEPDKVTYSIVMEVLGHCGYLEEAEAVFTEMKRKNWVPDEPVYGLLVDLWGKAGNVEKAWNWYSAMINAGLCPNVPTCNSLLSAFLRVHRLPDAYNLLQSMLELGLNPSLQTYTLLLSCCTEAQTSFDMSFCCELMAVTRHPAHAFLLTMPPAGPDGQNVRDHVSSFLDLMHSEDRESKRGLVDAVVDFMHKSGLKEEAGSVWEVAAHKNVYPDAVREKSSCYWLINLHVMSDGTAIIALSRTLAWFRRQMLISGICPSRIDIVTGWGRRSRVTGSSLVRQAVQELLNMFGFPFLTQNGNSGCFVGCGEPLTRWLVQPCVERMHLL; from the exons ATG ACTATGCTTCGGGCAAAGCATCTCGGCACGCTCTCCCAGTCAGCTAGGTCCTTTTTTCTAAGCGGATCACGATGTAGTGCAGCGGAtggaagttcgtgcacttgttcGGAAGATGAAACTTGTATTTCGAAAAGGCCGCAGACCAGAAATGAGGTTCGACATCCGCAAATATCATCCAGCTTAGTTTCAAAAGCCTCTGTAGGAGTAGGTGCCTTATTATCTGGAGATGCTGTGAAGGTTGTGAGCTCGAAAAAAAATGATACTTTAGATTCTCCAGTTTCTAGGCCACAGGCCATACCTGCATCTACGGTGTCTGGGCGAGTAGAATCTGTTATTTATGGTAGCATTGATGCTGAGAATACTGTGCAGTCCTCACCTCCCATCTCAGACCAGTTTGTTCGGGCAGGTATTGCAGCAGTCAGTTTTTTATCCGATGTGGTAAACTATAAGATACCTATGTTAGATGGGAGTGGAGAGCATAGCTCATCCAACAACTGTATGGTAGATCGTACAAAGCCTATTTCCAATGTGAGGCCATCAAATGTAAAGACCTCCAGAAACGACAAACTTCAAGCTAACACTTCTACTGATACACCTGTAGCATCAAACCTTGCAAATAATTCGAATTGCATAAAAAGCAGAGGTGATAAGTATAATTCAGTCAAAGGCAAAAATCCTGTTCCGAACAACAGTATTGGGGAAGTGGAGACCCATGGAGTTGTCACAGATTCTCGTGACAGGAGGAGGTTAGTGCCTCCAAAGTCAAGATCATATCCAAATCGTAACATGGCAAATGTACGTGTCTCTGAAGGAAAGCTTAAGAATGAAATTCCTGAAGGTTTCAGCAGGCCACCACGAGAAACAAAGTTGCAAAATGCAGGAGTTGTTCCAATGGTCAGGCAGTTTTCTAATTGTGGCCATGTTGTTGGAACAGTTTCTCGCATTTTACAGCAGTTAAATTGGGGTTCTGAGACAGAAAATGCTCTTCGTGAACTCAACTGTTTATTGGATCCATACCAAGCAAACCAAATTCTTAAGCAGATCCACGATCATACAGTCGCTCTTGGCTTTTTCTATTGGTTGAAGCGACAACCAGGATTTAAGCACGACGGACACACCTATACCACCATGGTTGGCCTCCTGGGACGTGCTAGGCAGTTTGGGGTAATTAACAAGTTGCTTGAGCAGATGGTCGAAGATGGGTGTCAACCAAATGTAGTGACATATAACCGTCTCATTCACAGTTATGGCAGAGCAAACTACTTGCGTGAAGCATTACATGTCTTTAACCAAATGCAGGAAGCTAGAGTTGATCCTGACCGTGTAACCTATTGTACTCTGATTGACATCCATGCGAAAGCTGGTTATCTTGATGTTGCCATGGACTTGTATGAAAGGATGCAAGAGGCTGGGCTCTCTCCAGACACATTCACTTACAGTGTCATCATCAATTGCCTTGGAAAAGCAGGCCACTTAGCTGCTGCCCACAAACTGTTCTGCGAGATGGTTAATCAGGGATGTGTACCAAACTTGGTGACCTACAACATTATGATTGCTTTGCATGCGAAAGCGAGGAACTATTCTAGTGCATTGCAGTTATATCGTGACATGCAGAATGCTGGATTTGAGCCGGACAAAGTGACATACAGCATTGTAATGGAGGTGCTTGGCCATTGTGGCTATCTGGAGGAAGCAGAGGCAGTTTTCACAGAGATGAAAAGGAAGAACTGGGTGCCTGACGAGCCTGTCTATGGTCTTCTGGTGGACTTATGGGGAAAGGCCGGGAATGTAGAAAAAGCTTGGAACTGGTACAGTGCCATGATTAATGCAGGTTTGTGCCCCAATGTGCCTACATGCAATTCTCTGCTGAGTGCTTTCCTTAGGGTTCACCGCTTGCCAGATGCGTACAACTTGCTTCAAAGCATGCTTGAATTGGGTCTAAACCCTTCTCTGCAAACTTATACCTTGCTCCTCAGTTGCTGCACTGAAGCTCAAACATCATTTGACATGTCGTTTTGTTGTGAGCTCATGGCAGTCACACGCCACCCAGCGCACGCATTCCTTCTGACCATGCCACCGGCAGGACCCGATGGGCAGAATGTGAGGGATCATGTTAGCAGCTTTTTGGATCTGATGCACAGCGAGGACAGAGAGAGTAAAAGGGGTCTTGTTGATGCAGTTGTTGATTTTATGCACAAATCAGGGCTGAAGGAGGAAGCTGGATCTGTCTGGGAGGTAGCAGCGCACAAGAATGTCTACCCTGATGCAGTTAGAGAGAAAAGCTCCTGTTATTGGCTTATAAACCTCCATGTGATGTCAGATGGAACTGCTATAATAGCACTCTCAAGAACACTTGCCTGGTTTCGCCGACAGATGCTTATCTCTGGAATTTGTCCAAGCCGCATTGATATTGTGACAGGATGGGGTCGTAGGAGCCGTGTGACAGGATCCTCTTTGGTGAGGCAGGCAGTACAGGAGTTGCTTAACATGTTCGGCTTCCCCTTTTTAACTCAGAATGGGAATTCAGGGTGCTTTGTGGGCTGTGGGGAGCCTCTCACTAGATGGTTGGTCCAACCTTGTGTCGAGAGGATGCATCTGCTATAG
- the LOC104086397 gene encoding pentatricopeptide repeat-containing protein At1g74750-like isoform X2 — MLRAKHLGTLSQSARSFFLSGSRCSAADGSSCTCSEDETCISKRPQTRNEVRHPQISSSLVSKASVGVGALLSGDAVKVVSSKKNDTLDSPVSRPQAIPASTVSGRVESVIYGSIDAENTVQSSPPISDQFVRAGIAAVSFLSDVVNYKIPMLDGSGEHSSSNNCMVDRTKPISNVRPSNVKTSRNDKLQANTSTDTPVASNLANNSNCIKSRGDKYNSVKGKNPVPNNSIGEVETHGVVTDSRDRRRLVPPKSRSYPNRNMANVRVSEGKLKNEIPEGFSRPPRETKLQNAGVVPMVRQFSNCGHVVGTVSRILQQLNWGSETENALRELNCLLDPYQANQILKQIHDHTVALGFFYWLKRQPGFKHDGHTYTTMVGLLGRARQFGVINKLLEQMVEDGCQPNVVTYNRLIHSYGRANYLREALHVFNQMQEARVDPDRVTYCTLIDIHAKAGYLDVAMDLYERMQEAGLSPDTFTYSVIINCLGKAGHLAAAHKLFCEMVNQGCVPNLVTYNIMIALHAKARNYSSALQLYRDMQNAGFEPDKVTYSIVMEVLGHCGYLEEAEAVFTEMKRKNWVPDEPVYGLLVDLWGKAGNVEKAWNWYSAMINAGLCPNVPTCNSLLSAFLRVHRLPDAYNLLQSMLELGLNPSLQTYTLLLSCCTEAQTSFDMSFCCELMAVTRHPAHAFLLTMPPAGPDGQNVRDHVSSFLDLMHSEDRESKRGLVDAVVDFMHKSGLKEEAGSVWEVAAHKNVYPDAVREKSSCYWLINLHVMSDGTAIIALSRTLAWFRRQMLISGICPSRIDIVTGWGRRSRVTGSSLVRQAVQELLNMFGFPFLTQNGNSGCFVGCGEPLTRWLVQPCVERMHLL; from the coding sequence ATGCTTCGGGCAAAGCATCTCGGCACGCTCTCCCAGTCAGCTAGGTCCTTTTTTCTAAGCGGATCACGATGTAGTGCAGCGGAtggaagttcgtgcacttgttcGGAAGATGAAACTTGTATTTCGAAAAGGCCGCAGACCAGAAATGAGGTTCGACATCCGCAAATATCATCCAGCTTAGTTTCAAAAGCCTCTGTAGGAGTAGGTGCCTTATTATCTGGAGATGCTGTGAAGGTTGTGAGCTCGAAAAAAAATGATACTTTAGATTCTCCAGTTTCTAGGCCACAGGCCATACCTGCATCTACGGTGTCTGGGCGAGTAGAATCTGTTATTTATGGTAGCATTGATGCTGAGAATACTGTGCAGTCCTCACCTCCCATCTCAGACCAGTTTGTTCGGGCAGGTATTGCAGCAGTCAGTTTTTTATCCGATGTGGTAAACTATAAGATACCTATGTTAGATGGGAGTGGAGAGCATAGCTCATCCAACAACTGTATGGTAGATCGTACAAAGCCTATTTCCAATGTGAGGCCATCAAATGTAAAGACCTCCAGAAACGACAAACTTCAAGCTAACACTTCTACTGATACACCTGTAGCATCAAACCTTGCAAATAATTCGAATTGCATAAAAAGCAGAGGTGATAAGTATAATTCAGTCAAAGGCAAAAATCCTGTTCCGAACAACAGTATTGGGGAAGTGGAGACCCATGGAGTTGTCACAGATTCTCGTGACAGGAGGAGGTTAGTGCCTCCAAAGTCAAGATCATATCCAAATCGTAACATGGCAAATGTACGTGTCTCTGAAGGAAAGCTTAAGAATGAAATTCCTGAAGGTTTCAGCAGGCCACCACGAGAAACAAAGTTGCAAAATGCAGGAGTTGTTCCAATGGTCAGGCAGTTTTCTAATTGTGGCCATGTTGTTGGAACAGTTTCTCGCATTTTACAGCAGTTAAATTGGGGTTCTGAGACAGAAAATGCTCTTCGTGAACTCAACTGTTTATTGGATCCATACCAAGCAAACCAAATTCTTAAGCAGATCCACGATCATACAGTCGCTCTTGGCTTTTTCTATTGGTTGAAGCGACAACCAGGATTTAAGCACGACGGACACACCTATACCACCATGGTTGGCCTCCTGGGACGTGCTAGGCAGTTTGGGGTAATTAACAAGTTGCTTGAGCAGATGGTCGAAGATGGGTGTCAACCAAATGTAGTGACATATAACCGTCTCATTCACAGTTATGGCAGAGCAAACTACTTGCGTGAAGCATTACATGTCTTTAACCAAATGCAGGAAGCTAGAGTTGATCCTGACCGTGTAACCTATTGTACTCTGATTGACATCCATGCGAAAGCTGGTTATCTTGATGTTGCCATGGACTTGTATGAAAGGATGCAAGAGGCTGGGCTCTCTCCAGACACATTCACTTACAGTGTCATCATCAATTGCCTTGGAAAAGCAGGCCACTTAGCTGCTGCCCACAAACTGTTCTGCGAGATGGTTAATCAGGGATGTGTACCAAACTTGGTGACCTACAACATTATGATTGCTTTGCATGCGAAAGCGAGGAACTATTCTAGTGCATTGCAGTTATATCGTGACATGCAGAATGCTGGATTTGAGCCGGACAAAGTGACATACAGCATTGTAATGGAGGTGCTTGGCCATTGTGGCTATCTGGAGGAAGCAGAGGCAGTTTTCACAGAGATGAAAAGGAAGAACTGGGTGCCTGACGAGCCTGTCTATGGTCTTCTGGTGGACTTATGGGGAAAGGCCGGGAATGTAGAAAAAGCTTGGAACTGGTACAGTGCCATGATTAATGCAGGTTTGTGCCCCAATGTGCCTACATGCAATTCTCTGCTGAGTGCTTTCCTTAGGGTTCACCGCTTGCCAGATGCGTACAACTTGCTTCAAAGCATGCTTGAATTGGGTCTAAACCCTTCTCTGCAAACTTATACCTTGCTCCTCAGTTGCTGCACTGAAGCTCAAACATCATTTGACATGTCGTTTTGTTGTGAGCTCATGGCAGTCACACGCCACCCAGCGCACGCATTCCTTCTGACCATGCCACCGGCAGGACCCGATGGGCAGAATGTGAGGGATCATGTTAGCAGCTTTTTGGATCTGATGCACAGCGAGGACAGAGAGAGTAAAAGGGGTCTTGTTGATGCAGTTGTTGATTTTATGCACAAATCAGGGCTGAAGGAGGAAGCTGGATCTGTCTGGGAGGTAGCAGCGCACAAGAATGTCTACCCTGATGCAGTTAGAGAGAAAAGCTCCTGTTATTGGCTTATAAACCTCCATGTGATGTCAGATGGAACTGCTATAATAGCACTCTCAAGAACACTTGCCTGGTTTCGCCGACAGATGCTTATCTCTGGAATTTGTCCAAGCCGCATTGATATTGTGACAGGATGGGGTCGTAGGAGCCGTGTGACAGGATCCTCTTTGGTGAGGCAGGCAGTACAGGAGTTGCTTAACATGTTCGGCTTCCCCTTTTTAACTCAGAATGGGAATTCAGGGTGCTTTGTGGGCTGTGGGGAGCCTCTCACTAGATGGTTGGTCCAACCTTGTGTCGAGAGGATGCATCTGCTATAG